In Thermoanaerobaculia bacterium, one genomic interval encodes:
- a CDS encoding VCBS repeat-containing protein, translating into MRSLALALILCVVLVGCSTGDKPSGKTMPQDWNPYTATLPDDQIPPIVVPDGRPETLMPEDGARVVLTSISEGLPESGLWRQNLAIADMNGDGHLDIIAGPPRGGTSEKKPFVFLGDGKGSWSAWNVEMPHAYYQYGGVDAADIDANGLLDIAITGHYAPVYVLLQTAPGVFELMSKGLPDGAGFSSRTIKAANLDDDPWLELVLLADTNIDKAQRPLEAALQRIFDWNPEQGTWVSELEGLNDRAFGDRLVVADFNMDGRPDFAVSNHVQKGKNVLFYQTPRGWQNASIYSLFANAYTFDVSLANFNGDDRPDLLFSQLVVLPVVSPKTTRKLYHRAVLVACLNTPDGWEVRELAYLSSHLMFEAVAAADFNGDGTDDVVGLQRDGSLYLLLSEGDGFTRARIEDWNLKGRPYWAQAADVNEDGRPDLCVAFGGEEGKSGIYCYSLNMK; encoded by the coding sequence ATGAGAAGTTTGGCCCTGGCTTTAATCCTTTGCGTTGTTCTGGTTGGATGTTCAACCGGAGACAAACCTTCGGGAAAGACAATGCCGCAGGACTGGAACCCTTATACGGCCACGCTGCCGGATGACCAGATTCCCCCCATCGTAGTTCCCGATGGACGCCCGGAAACCCTCATGCCAGAGGATGGAGCCCGGGTTGTGCTGACTTCGATCAGCGAAGGCCTTCCGGAATCAGGCCTCTGGAGACAAAACCTGGCCATTGCCGACATGAACGGTGACGGGCACCTCGATATCATTGCGGGTCCCCCCCGTGGTGGAACCTCGGAAAAGAAACCCTTTGTCTTTTTAGGAGACGGAAAGGGTTCGTGGAGTGCGTGGAATGTTGAAATGCCGCATGCTTACTATCAATATGGAGGAGTCGATGCTGCCGATATCGACGCCAACGGTCTCCTGGATATTGCAATAACGGGACATTATGCTCCGGTATATGTTCTTCTGCAGACGGCACCGGGTGTATTTGAACTGATGTCAAAGGGGCTTCCGGATGGGGCCGGGTTTTCCAGCCGCACCATAAAAGCCGCAAACCTCGATGATGATCCATGGCTTGAGCTGGTCCTCCTGGCGGACACCAATATCGACAAGGCTCAGCGCCCCCTGGAGGCTGCCCTTCAGCGGATCTTTGACTGGAATCCGGAGCAGGGTACCTGGGTGAGTGAACTTGAAGGATTGAACGATAGAGCCTTTGGAGATCGTCTTGTCGTCGCCGACTTTAATATGGACGGAAGACCTGACTTTGCGGTTTCCAACCACGTTCAAAAAGGAAAGAACGTGCTCTTTTACCAGACGCCCCGGGGCTGGCAGAACGCATCAATTTACTCCCTCTTCGCCAATGCCTACACATTCGATGTTTCCCTGGCCAATTTCAACGGGGATGATCGTCCAGATCTCCTTTTCTCACAGCTGGTTGTCCTTCCGGTAGTCAGCCCCAAGACGACTCGAAAGCTCTATCACCGGGCCGTCCTGGTCGCCTGTCTGAATACTCCGGACGGATGGGAGGTCCGAGAACTTGCCTATCTCTCCTCTCATCTCATGTTTGAGGCCGTGGCGGCTGCGGATTTTAACGGGGATGGAACCGATGATGTTGTCGGGTTGCAGAGGGATGGCTCCCTCTACCTTCTTCTCAGCGAAGGGGATGGGTTCACCAGGGCGAGAATTGAGGATTGGAACCTGAAGGGGCGTCCCTACTGGGCTCAGGCCGCCGATGTCAATGAAGACGGTCGCCCCGATCTCTGTGTGGCATTTGGAGGAGAAGAAGGAAAGAGTGGGATCTATTGTTACTCGCTAAACATGAAATAA
- a CDS encoding ABC transporter permease codes for MSIRMLKQNVFLVKQLVLKDLRSRYAGSTFGILWAFATPLLQLLLFTFVFSTVLRIPLTGERGVDSFPLFLFAGLLPWIAIQESLMRSTTGVQDNAPIIQKASIPPVILVVTVIFSAILHEIFALIAFLAILTILGKATLAWCLLPLVLAVQIVMTFGGGLILFCVQVFFRDTVQIVNYVLMAWFYFTPIVYPLSLVQKGVDGHSIPPGVLTALRMNPMTGIVEAYRDVILRGEISGIGTLSILTLGGIALSWVAFHLYGRLRPHFADSI; via the coding sequence ATGTCAATTCGTATGCTGAAACAGAATGTATTTCTCGTAAAGCAACTTGTTCTTAAGGACTTACGCTCCCGTTATGCGGGGAGTACCTTCGGTATCCTCTGGGCGTTCGCAACACCCCTGTTACAGCTTCTTCTCTTTACCTTTGTCTTTTCCACCGTGCTGCGGATCCCCCTCACAGGGGAGCGCGGCGTGGATTCCTTCCCACTCTTTCTCTTTGCCGGTTTACTGCCCTGGATCGCCATTCAGGAATCCCTGATGCGCTCCACGACCGGTGTTCAGGATAATGCTCCGATTATTCAGAAGGCTTCCATTCCCCCCGTGATTCTTGTGGTGACGGTGATCTTTTCCGCCATCCTTCATGAAATATTCGCTCTGATTGCTTTTCTTGCCATCCTTACCATCCTTGGAAAGGCAACCCTTGCATGGTGTCTTCTTCCGCTGGTTCTTGCGGTGCAAATTGTCATGACCTTTGGAGGGGGGTTGATTCTCTTCTGTGTCCAGGTCTTTTTCCGGGATACCGTTCAGATTGTGAATTACGTGCTGATGGCGTGGTTTTACTTTACACCCATCGTTTATCCGCTCTCGCTCGTACAAAAGGGAGTGGACGGACATTCGATTCCTCCCGGTGTACTCACAGCGTTGCGCATGAATCCCATGACCGGAATCGTGGAAGCTTACCGGGACGTCATTCTGCGCGGGGAAATTTCCGGAATCGGCACGTTGTCCATCTTGACTTTAGGTGGGATTGCGCTATCATGGGTGGCCTTTCACTTATACGGCCGCCTCAGACCCCACTTTGCGGACTCGATATAG
- a CDS encoding helix-turn-helix transcriptional regulator: MNRVRQARFIGQKIRQLRRSRHLTQVELATKIGVQQSDLSRMEKGEYRVSLDTLFKILQVFEMSMSEFFGEVVTAGASRKEQKVLSAFNALSESDKDEVLEFIRFKRMKEEQQENEDD; encoded by the coding sequence ATGAATCGCGTTCGCCAGGCCCGATTTATCGGGCAGAAGATTCGTCAGTTGCGCAGATCCCGTCACTTGACACAGGTCGAGCTTGCGACTAAAATAGGCGTGCAGCAGTCTGACCTTTCCCGGATGGAAAAAGGGGAATACAGGGTCAGCCTGGATACGCTTTTTAAGATTTTACAGGTCTTTGAGATGTCCATGTCTGAATTTTTCGGTGAGGTCGTAACTGCAGGTGCTTCCCGGAAAGAGCAGAAAGTTCTTTCCGCGTTTAACGCCCTCAGCGAGAGCGACAAGGACGAAGTTCTTGAATTCATTCGCTTCAAAAGGATGAAGGAGGAACAACAAGAGAATGAAGACGATTAA
- a CDS encoding sulfatase-like hydrolase/transferase — MKRFLFLLLFAAPLLFAKSPNIIVITMDTTRADHLSSYGYGKPTSPFIDSLAEKGVRFEQALCSVPTTLPSHTNMFSGLYPFHTKVRHNLLNAVPEDVILLSQRLKSSGYSTSAVIGSLILHERFGLARGFDVYDQSMDEGKNQRKADVVTDRSIELLKSMRSPFFLWTHYYDPHHPYNPPPPFDKDFSDPYDGEIAYTDSQIKRLIQAIPESQRRNTLIFILGDHGEGLGDHGEEEHGVLLYNSTVHVPFIVYGEGVTTPHIVDTAVSITSLTPTILEAAGLSIGDQSFDVPSLWSSIQGKNAPAEWYYLETFLPYYSFDWAPIRGITNGRWKYLESPREELFDLEHDPGELKNIIEKKPEILSRLKTKISEVSPEPYGGIVETAPVELPPEELKKLQSLGYLQGGKSPSSKPARDLPDPKDLVDISHKIIILAPELMDERKFEELEPMMLEVLRRDRQNVSAMKFLASAYIGQNKLTEAERVLTKADKLSPNTYYILTKLGVVYYKQGDLRKGLDYFEKSYRLNQYNIEVLGYYAQALIMDKKKTEAMKVLAFATENNLVDGNTEVARGLIHMEDRDLNAALAAFQKAIELSPNSVIAYANLGYLYHLKRQPQMAIKMLDEAYALEPDNRKTIKAMIGILLELGRVVDARMKMQEYIRKFPNAPDVPFVQQQLNKLNR; from the coding sequence ATGAAACGATTCCTTTTCCTGCTTCTCTTTGCAGCTCCGCTGCTTTTTGCGAAATCTCCCAATATCATCGTCATCACCATGGACACCACGCGTGCTGATCATCTCAGTTCCTATGGTTATGGCAAACCCACGAGCCCCTTTATCGATTCACTGGCGGAAAAAGGCGTTCGTTTTGAACAGGCACTGTGCAGTGTTCCCACGACCCTGCCCTCTCATACCAACATGTTTTCGGGACTCTACCCTTTTCATACAAAGGTCAGGCATAATCTTCTCAATGCCGTACCCGAGGACGTGATCCTCCTTTCCCAACGACTGAAATCCTCCGGGTATTCGACATCAGCCGTCATTGGAAGCCTTATTCTCCACGAGCGGTTTGGCCTCGCTCGCGGGTTCGATGTTTATGATCAATCGATGGATGAAGGAAAAAACCAGCGAAAAGCCGACGTTGTAACCGATCGATCCATTGAACTCCTGAAGAGCATGCGGTCTCCCTTTTTTCTGTGGACCCATTACTATGACCCCCACCACCCCTATAATCCGCCCCCTCCCTTTGACAAAGATTTTTCCGATCCTTATGACGGTGAGATCGCTTATACCGATTCACAGATCAAACGTCTGATTCAGGCCATTCCCGAGAGTCAACGAAGGAACACCCTGATCTTTATCCTCGGGGACCATGGCGAAGGCCTGGGGGATCACGGAGAAGAAGAGCACGGCGTTCTTCTCTATAATTCCACCGTACACGTTCCGTTTATTGTATACGGTGAGGGAGTGACAACTCCGCATATCGTTGATACTGCGGTCTCTATTACCTCTCTGACGCCGACGATCCTTGAAGCCGCCGGCCTGTCGATCGGTGACCAGTCATTTGATGTCCCATCCCTCTGGTCATCGATCCAGGGGAAAAACGCGCCGGCGGAATGGTATTACCTGGAAACCTTTCTTCCCTATTACAGTTTTGACTGGGCCCCGATTCGGGGAATCACGAACGGCCGATGGAAATATCTCGAATCTCCCAGGGAAGAGCTCTTTGATCTGGAGCACGATCCTGGAGAATTAAAAAATATCATCGAAAAAAAGCCGGAAATTCTGTCCAGGCTCAAAACAAAGATCTCAGAGGTAAGTCCGGAACCCTATGGCGGCATCGTTGAAACTGCACCTGTTGAACTCCCTCCCGAAGAGCTCAAAAAGCTTCAGAGTCTCGGCTACCTTCAGGGAGGAAAATCACCCTCCTCCAAACCGGCACGGGACCTTCCGGATCCAAAGGACCTTGTCGACATCTCCCACAAGATCATTATTTTAGCTCCCGAATTAATGGATGAGCGCAAGTTTGAGGAACTGGAGCCTATGATGCTGGAGGTCCTCCGCCGGGACCGTCAGAATGTTTCCGCCATGAAATTTCTCGCATCGGCCTATATCGGACAGAACAAGCTTACAGAAGCAGAACGGGTCCTGACCAAAGCCGACAAGCTCTCTCCCAACACCTACTACATCCTTACAAAGCTGGGAGTCGTCTATTACAAGCAGGGGGATCTTCGCAAAGGTCTTGACTACTTTGAGAAATCCTACCGACTGAATCAGTATAATATTGAAGTCCTCGGCTACTATGCGCAGGCACTCATCATGGATAAAAAGAAGACAGAAGCCATGAAAGTTCTGGCATTTGCAACCGAGAACAACCTGGTGGACGGAAATACCGAAGTTGCCAGAGGGCTGATCCACATGGAAGATCGCGACCTGAACGCTGCACTGGCTGCGTTCCAGAAAGCGATCGAACTAAGCCCGAACTCTGTCATTGCTTACGCAAACCTTGGGTACCTCTACCATTTGAAAAGGCAGCCTCAGATGGCGATAAAAATGCTGGATGAGGCCTATGCACTGGAGCCGGACAATCGAAAGACCATTAAGGCCATGATCGGCATCCTCCTGGAGCTCGGCAGGGTGGTCGATGCCCGGATGAAAATGCAGGAGTATATCCGGAAGTTTCCCAACGCTCCGGATGTTCCGTTCGTACAACAACAGTTGAACAAGCTGAATCGATAA
- a CDS encoding DUF1573 domain-containing protein — protein MKSPAFLLCIVSLIMTFPIVTITAEEGTAKIVLLEEIYDFKTVSQGTTITHSFKIKNDGNAPLIIHNVHPDCGCTVAESPSEVAPGATAEIHITMDTMDLSGVVNKRILISTNDPSAPETYVYLSGNVKAWVQVLPKPFLVFNQLLSEENEKSVYVVTEMEDKEFQITSTECSLPFIEAISSVLPQDQRFGPFPNKQYLLTLKIKPGAPVGYQKGTLLIHTNVKEQPVKRMFVSTMLRPDVMATPFDIHFGSLTQDQLPVNRLVWVSDNTKKIPDFTVIRIENENPFIQTEITPIPAESRYQIKITLPETAPEGPFLGTLKIHTNAPDDRFKVLTVDFDGEIVKK, from the coding sequence ATGAAATCTCCCGCATTCCTGTTATGCATAGTCTCTCTGATCATGACCTTCCCCATCGTGACCATCACCGCCGAGGAAGGCACGGCAAAGATTGTTCTCCTGGAAGAGATTTACGATTTTAAAACCGTATCCCAGGGTACAACCATCACCCACAGCTTCAAGATTAAAAATGACGGAAATGCACCTCTCATTATTCACAATGTTCATCCCGATTGTGGATGTACAGTTGCGGAATCCCCTTCCGAGGTAGCACCGGGCGCCACCGCAGAAATCCACATCACCATGGATACGATGGATTTAAGCGGTGTAGTGAACAAGCGGATTCTCATATCGACCAATGATCCATCCGCGCCCGAGACCTATGTGTACCTTTCCGGCAACGTTAAAGCCTGGGTGCAGGTACTCCCCAAGCCATTCCTGGTTTTTAACCAGCTCCTGTCGGAAGAAAACGAAAAATCGGTCTACGTCGTGACCGAAATGGAGGACAAGGAATTTCAAATCACCTCCACAGAATGCTCGCTGCCATTTATTGAGGCCATCTCATCCGTTCTCCCCCAGGATCAACGTTTCGGCCCCTTTCCCAACAAACAGTATCTCCTGACCCTCAAAATCAAACCGGGCGCACCTGTTGGATACCAGAAGGGTACCCTTTTAATCCACACGAATGTGAAGGAACAACCCGTCAAGCGGATGTTCGTATCTACGATGCTTCGTCCCGATGTCATGGCAACCCCGTTCGACATTCATTTCGGCAGTCTCACACAGGATCAGCTCCCGGTGAACCGGTTGGTCTGGGTGTCGGATAATACAAAAAAGATTCCCGACTTTACAGTCATACGCATTGAAAACGAGAATCCCTTCATCCAGACGGAAATCACTCCCATACCGGCGGAAAGCCGGTACCAGATCAAGATTACACTTCCAGAAACAGCTCCCGAAGGTCCGTTCCTGGGTACGCTGAAAATCCACACCAACGCTCCGGATGATCGATTCAAGGTCCTCACCGTCGATTTCGATGGTGAAATTGTTAAAAAGTAA
- a CDS encoding CBS domain-containing protein → MGRVRDLVAKRKNHETFFINENDNVRDAIRSMAKLGVGAIGVVGESKQLVGIFSERDLSRRVVLEGCDPDTTKIKDVMTRTIVAVGMDDDLEQCQSTMFQAGIRHLAVVEGSNFRGLLSLRDFLHHDVAEKEDTIRYLKDYLFYVPDDAL, encoded by the coding sequence ATGGGCCGCGTTCGAGATCTGGTAGCCAAGAGAAAAAATCATGAGACCTTCTTCATAAATGAAAACGATAATGTTCGCGATGCCATCCGTTCCATGGCGAAACTGGGTGTGGGTGCCATAGGTGTCGTGGGAGAAAGTAAGCAGCTGGTCGGAATCTTCTCAGAGAGAGACCTTAGCCGGAGAGTCGTCCTGGAAGGATGCGATCCCGATACGACGAAGATTAAGGATGTCATGACCCGCACTATCGTGGCTGTGGGGATGGATGACGATCTTGAGCAGTGCCAGTCAACCATGTTCCAGGCCGGCATTCGTCACCTTGCCGTAGTTGAGGGTTCCAACTTCCGCGGGCTGTTAAGCCTGCGAGACTTTCTGCACCACGACGTGGCGGAAAAGGAAGATACGATTCGCTATCTTAAAGACTACCTTTTCTATGTTCCGGACGATGCCCTGTAG
- a CDS encoding NUDIX hydrolase: MTGSTKGGIPLQEKYDDIETPVFILERLPVGDAVFCRLKCPDWINVIPLTRDGDVIFVRQYRHGTDEETLEIPGGQMDPDDRDPLAAAVRELREETGYGKGEWTTLGWVHPNPAILTNRCHLFLAEGVEEVGEICNDAHEHTIVERFPLQDVPELVLSGRITHGLVINAFSALALTRPGLFPWRINSETPVKE; this comes from the coding sequence ATGACGGGCTCAACGAAGGGGGGTATTCCGTTGCAGGAAAAGTATGACGATATTGAAACGCCTGTTTTTATCCTGGAGCGGCTTCCCGTAGGGGATGCGGTATTCTGCAGGCTTAAGTGTCCGGACTGGATCAATGTGATTCCCCTGACCCGTGATGGGGATGTCATATTTGTCCGTCAGTATCGGCACGGCACGGATGAAGAGACACTTGAGATTCCGGGCGGTCAGATGGATCCGGATGACCGGGATCCCCTCGCTGCCGCCGTGCGGGAACTCAGGGAAGAGACCGGGTACGGCAAGGGAGAGTGGACGACTCTGGGATGGGTTCATCCCAACCCGGCCATATTAACGAACCGCTGTCATCTCTTTCTGGCGGAAGGTGTGGAAGAAGTGGGAGAGATATGCAATGATGCCCATGAACACACGATTGTCGAGCGTTTTCCTCTGCAGGATGTACCCGAGCTGGTCCTCTCGGGCAGGATTACTCACGGCCTTGTCATTAATGCGTTTTCCGCCCTGGCTCTAACCCGCCCCGGGCTCTTTCCATGGAGGATCAATTCAGAAACGCCCGTGAAGGAATGA
- the pdxT gene encoding pyridoxal 5'-phosphate synthase glutaminase subunit PdxT, which produces MPHPSGKGNPGKKDLMVGVLSLQGDFERHIALLRDLGAATREVRTLEELTDLSGLVIPGGESTTLLKFFESEPWIESLQSFGFRAPIFGTCAGAILLGTRVEHPAQVSLGLIPMTVQRNAYGRQIDSFITDLEDHSLEGDPLPAVFIRAPRIVEVGTEVVILARYQGEAVLVQYGHFLAATFHPELTGDHRVHQLFLDRVQNGVKS; this is translated from the coding sequence ATGCCTCACCCTTCGGGGAAGGGTAACCCGGGAAAGAAGGATCTGATGGTCGGAGTGCTGTCTCTGCAGGGGGATTTTGAACGGCATATCGCCCTGCTGCGCGATCTTGGTGCAGCCACGCGGGAGGTTCGGACCCTTGAAGAGCTGACGGACCTTTCGGGTCTGGTGATTCCCGGCGGGGAGAGTACGACGCTCTTAAAATTCTTCGAGAGCGAACCCTGGATCGAATCCCTTCAGTCATTTGGTTTCAGAGCCCCCATCTTTGGGACCTGTGCGGGGGCAATTCTTCTGGGGACACGGGTAGAGCACCCGGCACAGGTCTCTCTTGGTTTGATTCCCATGACAGTCCAGCGGAATGCATATGGACGGCAGATTGATTCATTTATTACGGATCTTGAAGACCATTCTCTGGAGGGGGATCCCCTTCCCGCGGTGTTTATTCGTGCACCCCGAATTGTCGAGGTGGGTACAGAAGTGGTAATTCTTGCGCGTTATCAGGGTGAAGCGGTTCTCGTACAATATGGACATTTTCTCGCGGCGACCTTTCACCCGGAACTGACAGGGGATCACCGGGTTCATCAGCTCTTTCTCGATAGGGTTCAAAACGGGGTGAAATCATGA
- the pdxS gene encoding pyridoxal 5'-phosphate synthase lyase subunit PdxS has product MISFLQTEEFRVKVGLAEMLKGGVIMDVTDAAQAKIAEEAGAAAVMALERVPADIRKEGGVARMAPISKIREIMETVSIPVMAKCRIGHLAEARVLEALGVDFIDESEVLTPADEENHVWKHTYRVPFVCGCRNLGEALRRIGEGAAMIRTKGEAGSGNIVEAVRHMRAVQSDMKRIRTLEMDELMHEAKGMGAPFELVLYVHEHGKLPVPNFAAGGVASPADAALVMMLGAEAVFVGSGIFKSSDPEKRARAIVQAVTHYRDPEKLMTISADLGEPMKGLEISSIPEGELLQKRGW; this is encoded by the coding sequence ATGATCAGTTTCTTACAGACAGAGGAGTTTCGAGTCAAAGTCGGCCTGGCGGAGATGCTCAAAGGCGGAGTGATTATGGATGTTACCGACGCGGCGCAGGCCAAGATTGCCGAGGAGGCCGGCGCGGCTGCCGTCATGGCGCTGGAGCGTGTACCTGCCGATATCCGAAAAGAGGGAGGGGTGGCACGAATGGCTCCGATTTCCAAGATCCGGGAAATCATGGAAACTGTTTCCATTCCTGTTATGGCGAAATGCCGTATCGGTCACCTTGCGGAAGCGCGGGTCCTGGAAGCCCTGGGTGTAGACTTCATTGACGAGAGTGAAGTTCTTACTCCTGCGGATGAGGAAAACCATGTCTGGAAGCACACCTACAGGGTTCCCTTTGTCTGCGGATGCCGAAACCTGGGAGAGGCTCTGCGGCGTATCGGCGAGGGAGCAGCCATGATCCGCACCAAGGGAGAAGCAGGATCCGGGAATATCGTTGAGGCCGTAAGACACATGCGGGCTGTCCAGTCGGACATGAAACGGATCCGTACCCTTGAAATGGATGAGCTCATGCATGAGGCCAAGGGTATGGGGGCTCCCTTTGAACTGGTCCTTTACGTCCATGAGCATGGGAAACTTCCCGTCCCCAACTTTGCTGCGGGGGGTGTGGCTTCTCCTGCCGATGCCGCGCTTGTCATGATGCTGGGAGCCGAGGCCGTATTTGTAGGTAGCGGAATCTTTAAATCCTCCGACCCTGAGAAGAGAGCCCGGGCGATTGTCCAGGCGGTTACCCATTACAGGGACCCGGAAAAGCTCATGACCATCTCTGCGGATCTCGGCGAGCCGATGAAGGGTCTGGAGATTTCTTCGATACCTGAAGGTGAGCTGCTGCAAAAACGGGGATGGTAA